From the genome of Malus sylvestris chromosome 13, drMalSylv7.2, whole genome shotgun sequence:
AGGATTCATCAAGTTTCTGTCTTAGTTGTCCAGGTATGTGACCATAACAGATACACCTAAACACCTTTAAATGTTGAATACCTGGCTTTCTGCCACTAAAAGCTTCAAATGGAGTTTTTGTGTTCCATAGCCTTTGTTGGACACCTGTTGAGTAAATACACAATTGTGTTAACAGCTTCTCCCCAAAACTTATAGAGTAAATGTTTGTCATGGAGTATGCCATTTCAACAATAGTTCTATTATTCCTCtcagcaacaccattttgttgtggggaATAGGTCATAGTCAACTGTCCCTCAGGCCCCAAATCTTCACAAAATTGAATAAACTCATGAGAGTTATACTCTTCACCTCTATCACTTCTTAACCTTAGAATTTTATAGTCACTCTGCAATTCaaccatggctttgaatttcttaaaCACTGTGAACACTTCTGATTTGTGATTCAAAAGGTAAACCCAACACATTCTAGTTGTATCATCAATGAAAGTTCATAAGTATCTATTTCCTCCAAATGTTGTGACCTGCATTAGTCCACACACATCTGAGTAAACAAGTTCTAGAGGTTTGCTTGCTCTCCAAGTCAATTCTTTACTGGAAACATCTATGTGCAGCTTTCCAGCAATGCACCATTCACAGACACTAGATGACTTCTTGAGTTTTGGTAATCCCAACACCATTTTCTTATCAGATAACGGTTGCAAGCTATTAAAATTCAAATGCCCGAGTCTTTTGTGTTATTCCCAAGCATCACCCTGAATACTTTCTTTTAGTACAAAACCATTCATGTTCTCCATCAATAATGGAAAACATCTGTTTCCAATCATTTGTACAGTAACAACATGATTTTCCAGACTTCTATCTTCAAAGATTGCAACTTGATCATCTTCAAATAATAGAAAATAACCATGTTGCATCATTTGTCTTACACTAAGGAGATTCTCATCCAATCCTGGCACCAACATTACTTCCTTAATATGTCTAACGCCCCTCTTGGTTTCAATTACCAAAGTTCCTTTTGCACAAGCTTGAACAATTTGTCCATTCCCCATTTTGATTCTTGTTGAAATACTTTTGTCCAAATCAATCAACATGGACTCATGTGAAGTCATGTGATTGCTACATCCACTGCAATATACCAGACATGTTCACTTTTAACAATTGTAGTAGAATTACAAGCAAAGAACATTGAAGTTTCCTCTTCCATTTGTTGTGCAACTTGAACCTATTAAACTGGTTTACTTCTGCAATCTCTGGAAAAAGGATTGAATCTGCCACAATTGTGACACTTTGGCTTCCCTTTGAACCTGCACCATAGTGTATATCTCCACAGATCTTACATGTCTCACttgtgttttctttgttaaaccaaGGTTTGTTAGCATATTGAGGCCTATCATTAGCCTTAAAATCACTATTCTTATCTCTGAATTTTAAAGGCTTCTTCCCCTTGTACCCAATGGTTTGTGGTCCACTTTTGTTTTGAATAGTAAGACTGCTAAATGCTTTATCACTCACTTCCTTATCTTCAATATGCCTTTTTCAACCTCTGCTCTAATCCTTTCAAAGTTGCAACAACCTCATTTGGATCAATCTCATCCAATTTCTTAGTTCCCTCAATGACAGACACAATGTTATCATATGCAGGAGTTAGACTAATTAACATTTTCTCAACTAGTCTCTTGTTTGGCAAAGTTTCACCAAACACCTTCATCTTATTCACAAGACAAGATAATCTAGCTAGATAATCAGAAAGATATTCATTATTTCTCATCGTAGCATATTCAAAATCATGGCGAATGCCTTGTAATTTCACAGCCATAACTTAATCATCACCCTTGAATTCTTGCTTAAGAACATCCCAAACATCCGTTGCAGTCTCTTGATTTGCGATTCTAGGAAAGATCTAATCACTCACAGCTCTTTTTATCAATCCCAACGCCTTTGCATCTCTGGAGATGAGATCTTGATAAGTAAGAATTTGCTTCTCATATGTCTTCCTCCCTTCCTTCGATAATGTGAAGCCATCTTCAACAAAGCTCCACAGATTGTGAGACTTGAATATTGTTTTCATTCTGATACACCAGAATTCATATTTGACTCCCGTGAATACTGGTGCATGAAGATCAGTGCTAGATCCAACCATTTTTATGCTTCTATGTTCTTCATTGAAAACTCAAACAAACACTCACAAATTCACTCCCAGATTCAAATCCAACctagctctgaggccatgttagtgttTGAGCTACTTTTGAGCTAAATTTCTCTATGTATTTGTAATCAATTAAACAAGTAATTGAAGTGGATTCAACGATTGAATATCAAAGATGAACGTTTGAGGAAGAAGGAGTATGCTGCTCCTCAAATCTACATTGGATTCGATCCACCAAAGTCGGCTTATATGGTGGGATTTATAGCCGTTGCATAcgcacactcacacacacacttggAGCGTGACTATGATCACGTGCTCAACACatgttttcatttaatttctaaCAAACTAGACACGTGGTAGAATATACACCCAAGAGATGATATAATCATGTCCATTCATTACATTATTTGAACTTCAGCTATTCTAACACTTAAAACCTTTCGAACTCCATTTCTTCCTTTCATGCTTCAGCTGCAATGCATCTGTGATCCAGCTTCCAAGCTTATCCACCAACAGAACCTAGTGCGTCACCTCAACAAGTCCTTGTATGGCCTCAAACAAGCCTCACGTCAATGGTTCGCTAAGTTAACTGAAGATGTTCAAGCGGTTGGTTTCGTTCAGTCGAAGGCTGATTATTCTCTTTTCACTTGTAGGATAGGCAAATCATTTACGGCTCTATTGATTTATGTCGATGATATATTGATTACTGGCAATGATGAAAATGTAATCAGTTCCctcaaaaaaattattcattcTCGGTTTCATATTAAATATCTTGGTGATCTCAAATTTTTCTTAGGCATTGAAGTTTCTCTTTCGAAGAAAGGCATTTATATTTCTCAGCGAAGTTATGCTCTTGATATTATTAAAAATGGAGGTATATTGGGTGCTTGACTGATTTCAATCCCAATGGAGTACGGAACCAAGTTGTCTGGTACGGGTGAATTGTTGAAAGACCCATCTCAGCTTAGACGGTTGGTAGGTCGTTTAATCTACCTTACCATCACACGGCCTAATATTACATACATGTCCTCAGTCGATTTATGTATGAACCTCGTCGACCACATATAAAGGCTACCCTTTGCATACTCATATACCTCAAAAGTGCTCCTAGCCAAGGCCTTTTATTTAAAGCCGAGAATACTTTGAAGTTGAGTGCTTTTTGTGACTTGGACTGGGCAAGTTGTACCCTTTGCATACTCATATACCTCAAAAGTGCTCCTAGCCAAGGCCTTTTATTTCAAGCCGAGAATACTTTGAAGTTGAGTGCTTTTTGTGACTCTGACTGGGCAGGTTGTCCTATCACTCGAAGGTCTACCACTAGATGTTGCGTATTTCTTGGAAATTCCTTGATTTCATGGAGAATGAAGAGACAAAAAAACTCTCACTCTCTTCGGCAGAAGCTCACCTAGTTGTGGAGTTTGTTGCGTGACCTGCAGTTACCACATCAAGAAGCCTCATTACTTCATTGTGACAATAAAGCCTCACTACACATAGCTACCAATCTGGTCTCTCATGAGCGAATGCGACACATTGAAATAGATTGTTATTTTATTagagacaaaataaaagatggaTTGATCACTACCAAGTATGACACCTCCTTGCTGCAACTAGCAGATGTTTTCACAAAGCCCTTGGGTAAGGATTCTTTTTCAGTCATGATTCACAAGTTAGGAGTTCTTGACATCCACTCttcaacttgagggggagtgttagaaGGTAATCTGGATCCCTATCATAAAGGTCCTAGGATAGGTGTGTaatcattaattaatatgtatatatttccttcttttcttGTATAGTAGTATTGCAAGATCAGCTGCTTGTTTATAGGGAACTCTCTGTATAAAGGTAGTAGACTAATATCAATACGTTCATTCTGGCCAATTCCATTTCTCAGTCATTTGATTAGATTTTACAATTAtaatgttttcttttattttcttaaatctGTAAATTCAAATGAATATTTAACTACACATTAAGACGAATAACGTATCGGAAGTTCCGAAATGTTGTGTTGAGGAACACATGATGATACCGACCAAGTCTTGTTTGTTGAGATTTTTCCCATGCTAACAGGGACATGGCCTGCTTAATTATACCGAGAAGAAATATTAGCAACGCCTGCATGCTTTACTATGTAAAATATATCTAAACTAAAATCAATAAACAAGTGCACAAGCGAATTTCCCAAAGACATGAATTGTGGATTATAAATAACAAAAAACTTAAGATCCATTTGCAAACTGCAACATAATTTAGCATTGTTttcattaatatatacaatatttttTCTTGCTTGCTTGGTGACGATATGAACATCTTGAATCGCATGGGCTTGAAGTCCGAATGGTCTTCTGGCCTTTTCGGTTGTGGGAATGAGTGCTCCACATGTGAGTATAATTCTATAAATATCtatttatttctttcaaaaaattcaaaattggcAGCTTTAATTTTAGCGGTATTTCTTGGTCTACTTGTGCATTACTTCGACTAATTGGTGACTTCATGTAGGTTGCATTACATACTTCTGCCCATGCGTTACCTTTGGTCGGATTGCAGAAATTGTAGATGAAGGAAAAAGTTGTAAGTATTATATTATCAATCaaactcttttattttttctttggaaATTGTTATCATCATTCTAAAATACTCATTTTGcatctttaattttctttttcttttttttactaaaaagtGCATTGTGACTTATTTTTATAGCTCAAGTAACACCTTTTTTGTAATTGGGCCAAAATCTCGTTCAACAAATACGTATTGAAAATTTTATGGATATTATGTCATGAcaccattaattttaattatacgTCTAACaacatttcattcaattataACTCAAGTTAACAATCTgacaacaaataaattaaacaagatAAGGTATAAGAGACAGATTAAAATCCATTGTTGCGTTACTAACTGGAGTTTGTACGGTCGATTTGGTTTGTGTTTAGCATGCTGTGGGCAAGGTTGTACATACTGCGGCTTGATGTTGTTTGGGCTCCAATGGCTCTACTCATGCTTCTACAGACAGAAACTGCGCGCCAAATATAACTTACCGGACAAGCCATGTTGCGATTGTGGTGTTCATTTCTTCTGCGACTCATGTGCCCTTTGCCAAGAGCATGCGGAGCTCAAAGATAGAGGCTTGGACCCCGCCAAAGGTTATTTTCGTATAACGATGAATTGTACTTATAAGTAATTATTTATAGGGatattttggatgcggtccctaatccttaacattatttaattaaaaccttaatagtattcaaagtttgattaaagtcccttgactttgtataccacattatattactattaatatttatatttttatagttttgacattaattgtttgatattttatgagatttataatcctataaatttaaaatctctcattataatactattagaaacggttacaataaaaaaattcaaacattttgattgaataaatggataaaaactatttaaaaataataaataataaatggcaaaagaatgtatccatagtgttagaaaaattggtacattttatttaaaaaagggaaattttattaaaactcattcaacctctttttacacccaattctaaaaatatttaattcaAATTCCTAATTCACCCttgtataaaattgaaaaacaaaaaacaaaatcaaaatgtcTTTTTTACACCCACTATCACTTCCACCTCAAACCCCACCAGAGATTTGCTGGTGATTTTTCAAGACAACTTCTGCCTTCCATGGCAGCTCATTTACCTTTCACAAGATTTGACATCTAACGCCTTCCATCGGGAGAGGATCCTCTCAACCTCACTGATATCAATCTTCTCCTCTTTCTCACTCCTCCTGAtcatctcctctctctctttctcactcaTCTTGATCATCTCCGCCTCGTCACCTCTCTTCTTTTCTGCACTACTCTCCATAAACTCCTCCTCCAGTTGCACGCACAGCTTCAGCACGCGGTCCTCAACGTGATCCAGCCGCTCGATCAGCGACCCCTTGGCATCGGTCTCCATCATCACGTGCTCAATCGGACGGCAGTGCTTCTCTAGGCTCTCGGAAGAGATCAACTCCGCGGATGAGGGTAATTTCCCTCCCTCGCTCGTGAGGGTCCCGCTCGTCCTCGAGGGTGTGGACATAAGCGAGCTACTCTTGGGCCTATGAGTATGTGAATGTGAATGCGATTGCGAGCGTCGGATTTCCTCCAACTGACCCAAACCCACCGGATCCTCCggatccttcttctttgatcATCTCCCAGATGGTTCACAATGAGTTAAAGACAATGAAGAACTcaagtctctctctttctactATCTGCACACATCATCATCTTATGTTCTTTAAATGCTGCAGAAAAAATCAGGAAAAATGTACCACCATCAAAGTTACTGTTAGTATTCACCACCAGTTTGTATGGAAAGATACAAACATGGGAAGCTTGAGAAGAAGCTTGATCACGAAGCCAACTCTGGAGAAGCACGACACCGACTTAGCCTTCAAAGAAGAAGGATCCGGAGGATTCGGTGGGTTTGGTACCGGAGAGGTACCCTTGGTCGTGATTCTCCATGTCACCAACTCTATAACACTCGAAAACTGTGTAGGCCCCGATTTGcttggacttggattctctgccctcccatttcggtgccctcctcgtgccttcctgttttgtgtggtcacagttaatccatgctaacattttatattgttttttataaaaataataagacaaaaaaaaatagtaatataaaatattgacgtggcttaaccgtgaccacaaaaacaggagggcacggagagggcaccgaattgggagggcagagaatccaagtccgaTTTGCTTTCGGCATTTGTCAGTTAAAGGAAGTCAGCAATAAAGAGGAGGACGCTGACACAAAAAATTTACCCGCATCAGTGAAAACGCCAGAAAGCAGCAGGTGTTGGTGGGGCTGATATGGGTTCATCTCCTTTCAATATATTCTTCTTCTCTCACATTAATTTAGGGGTAAAGTGGAGAGTTTATTGGCAAAAATATTTAAGATGGGTGTGGAAAGAAGTTTTtagggttcaaataaaatttctctttaaaaaattggtacatttcacatataacaaagtggtacattaataaagaagaatgggtacattataaataaattagggtacagataaaagattaaaaactatgagtacaaatgactttttaaaaaatataggcgctaaaagaaattaatacatgggtacaaaataaaactaaaaagaaaatactacaaattttttaaaaaaaattgtttcaaaTTAAAagtaggtacaaactaaaaatataaatatatgatacaaagtttaggcataaaacataaatataccatatgcaatttttctatcattgattaaatatacaatgtcacgtgacggtatacacatgggtacaaacacaaataaaactttaaaaatatgggcacaaaaagaaactaataaatgggtacaaattaaaaatgaaaagaaaattggtacaaattaaaaaatatttgcaaattaaaaataggtataaactaaaaataaaaatatatgataaaaatttagccataaatataaatatactaattgtaacatttgtaacactaaaggaatatatttaaaaataaaaaaatattttattattcaaataattaatgatgttattaatacccaaggactttgatcaaaaattgaaaatgaataagattttaatcaatgaagtaacaaaaagaaggatatTAACCTAATTTTCCCTTATTTATATGGCCTCCAAATTTGATTATTCGAGATTAACCCAGCATCTTATTTTTGTGAATATTGTAGGTTGGGCTGGACGACCATATGCTGCTCCAAAAATGTTTTCCATGTTTAGAAAGTAATCTCCAGTATTTATTTCTGAGTGGGTATTATTTGTCACTTTCTTGACattgtcttttttattttaattatgtatttttatttaacaaataatattatccaCACTAAGGGGGTGAAGTAGTAGGTTAAGTCtcacaataatgtggttcaaattcatctttgacgagaatcgaatataaaacaattcacttataagtaaagaaATGCATATTTGTTACTTTTTTAATTGTGTATTTGTTGGAAGAAATGTAATGAATATGGTGCATCTTGTGATTTATATTAGGGGAATATAGATGGTAAAAGTACCTAATAGAAAGAAGTGAAATAAAGGACTGATCACAGTCCCCCCCCATGTCGTGACAAAATAATGCTCCTCCAAAGATGCACCAGTTTGTTAAAACGTACAAATGCTCCTCCAAAGATGCGCCAGTTTCTATTATTTGATCATCTCATAAAACCAAACTAATAAATAGTCAGACAAAGCTTTCGATATGCATTGTAGGCTGATTAACTAGTTAAGGATTAGCAAGTGATACCAAATTTTTTAACCaaacttgtaaatcaaatgatgtggtttcagataattgaattataaattaaatgtcGGTTAACATGTTTATCTCTTATTTGGTGACaatcatttgatttgcaaatttggtttcccTAACATTATCCATTAGTTAAACACCACCTTTTAATTACTACTACGATTTAAtggtatttctctttacttgtatATAAGATATCTTAGATTCAAATCTCGTATATTACTAGTTCTatacatattcttccatccctTAACGTAAATATATTgttacttaaaaataaaaaatcgatttaacaccgatattgtcctcAAAACGACCCAACAAGTGTGGAG
Proteins encoded in this window:
- the LOC126597393 gene encoding uncharacterized protein LOC126597393, with product MSTPSRTSGTLTSEGGKLPSSAELISSESLEKHCRPIEHVMMETDAKGSLIERLDHVEDRVLKLCVQLEEEFMESSAEKKRGDEAEMIKMSEKEREEMIRRSEKEEKIDISEVERILSRWKALDVKSCER